Below is a window of Mycolicibacterium chitae DNA.
CCACCACGGTGTGCGACACCGCCACCGGGACGAACCCGAGGGTGACCCCGCCCAGCTCGACCCGCTCGCCGGGGCCGGTCACCGCGATGTCGGTCAGCTCGCGGGAGAACGTGGTGTAGCCCGGATCCTCGGCGTGCACGAACGCCAGGCCGTCGTCGAGTTGCAGGGAATCGACCAGGTAGGTCTCGCCCTGGTGCAGGTACACCGCGCCGGGATGCACCTGCGCGGGGGCCTGGCCGGCGCCCACGCCACCGAGCAGGCGCCCGGTGTCGCTCTCCACGATCGACACCTGCCCGCCGATGGATCCGCGGATGTCCACCGCCTGATGCGGGTCCACGCCCGGCGCTGGGAAGTACCGCCCGCCGCGGCGGCGCAGCAGCCCGTCGTCGACCAGTTCGGCGGCCACCGACTCCGCGCTCCACTCGCGCACCTCGGTGTCCTCGAGCGGCAATTCGGTGGCCGCGCAGAGCAATTGGGGGCCGAGCACGTACGGGTTGGTGGGATCGATGACCACCCGCTCGATCGGCTTGTCCAGCAGCGCCTCGGGATGATGGACCAGGTAGGTGTCCAGCGGATCGTCGCGCGCGATCAGCACCACCAGCGCGCTCTGACCGCGCCGGCCCGAGCGCCCGGCCTGCTGCCAGAACGACGTCACGGTACCCGGGAAGCCGGCCAGCACCACCGCGTCGAGCCCGGCGATGTCCACGCCGAGTTCCAGGGCGTTGGTGGTGGCCAGGCCCAGCAGTCGGCCGTCGGCCAGGGCGGCCTCGAGTTCGCGGCGGTCCTCGGCCAGATAACCGGCCCGGTACGAGGCGACCTTGTCGAGGAGCGGCGGCGCGATGTCCGCCAGCCGGGTGCGGGCGCCCAGCGCGGTCAGTTCGGCGCCGCGGCGCGAGCGCACGAACGTCAGCGTGCGCGCCCCCTCGGCCATCAGGTCGGCCATCACCCGGGCCGCCTCGCTGCCGGCCGCCCGTCGCACCGGGGCCCCGTGCTCCCCGGTGACGTCGGTGCGCAGCGGCGGCTCCCACAGCGCGACCGTGCGCGCGCCCTGGGGTGAGGCGTCCTCGGTGACCTCCGCGACGGTCTGGCCGATGAGCTCGGCGGCCGTCTCGCCCGGGGCGGAGGTCGTCGCGCTGGCGAAGATCACCGTGGGGCCCGCGGCGTCGGCGGCGCCGTAGCGCTGGGCCAGGCGCAGCAGCCGGCGCAGCACCATCGCGACGTTCGAGCCGAACACCCCGCGGTAGTAGTGGCATTCGTCAACCACGATGTAGCGCAGCCCGCGCAGGAACACCGCCCAGCGCGCGTGGTTGCGCAGCAGCGACAGGTGGATCATGTCCGGGTTGGAGAACAGCCACCGGGAGCGTTCCCGGGCGAACCGGCGCACCTCGGTCGCGCTGTCCCCGTCGTAGGCGGTGGGCGCCACGTCGGCCAGCCCCGGGACCGCCGCGGTCAGGGCGTAGGCGGCGCGCAGCTGATCGTGGCCCAGGGCCTTGGTCGGGGACAGGTACAGTGCGCGCGCCCGCGGGTCGGCGGCCAGGGCGGTCAGCACCGGCAGCTGATAGGCCAGCGACTTGCCCGAGGCCGTCCCGGTGCTGATCACCACGTGGCGGCCGTCGTGGGCGTGCTGGGCGGCACGCACCTGATGGGTCCAGGGCGCGGCCACGCCGCGCTCGGTGAAGGCCCGCACGAGGTCGGCATCGGCCCAGTCCGGCCAGCGATCCGTCCGTCCGCCGCGGGCCGGCAGTTCGGCAACGTGACGAACCGGAGGCTCGACGCCCTCGTCGGTGCCGGCCAGCGCCGCGGACAGCAGCTCACTGCCGAAATTCGTCTCCACAGGGGCAATTGTTCACCAGTTCGTAGCAACGAGACTGTCGCTAACCCGCCGATCATGATTGGATGTGGGTGGTCGCAGCTTCTGTGTGGTGTCAAAGCTTTCGCAGGATCAACGTTGCGATCGCGGTTCCTGCGAAGGATGTGCGGTCACAACGGGCCCGGTGCACTGCAACGGTGGTGCACCGCACCCGGTAGGAAAAGTAAGGAAAGATCGAAAGATGCCACAGGGAACTGTGAAGTGGTTCAACGCGGAAAAGGGCTTCGGCTTTATTGCGCCCGAGGACGGCTCCGCTGACGTATTTGTCCACTACACGGAGATTCAGGGTTCGGGCTTCCGGACCCTCGAGGAAAACCAGCGGGTGGAGTTCGAGGTCGGCCAGAGCCCCAAGGGGCCTCAGGCCACCGGCGTTCGCGCCGTCTGAGAATTCTCTGACATAAACGTCCCGGGCGGTCCTACCGCCCGGGACGTTTTGTCTGCCTTACTGTCGTCACGTGAGTCAGCTCTCCTTCTTCTCTGCGGAATCGGTGCCGCCCGCGGTCTCCGATCTCACCGGGCTGCTCGCAACCGCCGGCCAGATCGTCCTGGTCGGCTCGCCCGACGTGGTCGGGGCCCGACTGTCGGTGGTGGTGGACCGGCCCTGGCGGGCCACCGCGCTGGCCGAGATGATCGTCGAGGCCGGCCTGGAGCCGGAGGTCGCCCGCACTGACGAGGACACCCCCCTGGTGCGGACCGCCGTCGACCTGCGGCTGGTGCCGCTGGCCCGGGCCTGGACCCGGGGCGCGGTCAAGACGGTGCCGGCCCAGTGGGTGCCCGGCCCGCGTGAGCTGCGCGCCTGGACCCTGGCGGCCGGTTACGCCGACGGCGACCGCTACCTGCTGGGTCTGGACCTGCACGCCCCGGATACGCATTCCCCGCTGGCCTCGGCCCTGATGCGGATCGGAATCGCGCCGACGCTGATCGGCACCCGCGGGAGCCATCCCGCGCTGCGGATCAACGGCCGTAGACGGCTGTCGCGGCTGGTAGAGAACGTGGGAGAGCCCCCCGAGGACCCCGAGGCGCAGGCCCAATGGCCCCGGGTCTGACGCGCCAACGGAGGCCGGTCAGTTTGCTTCGGTGCGTGCACAATGCAAAATTGGCAGTTGCTCGCAGGCATCGCGCCCTGCGATGCGATGAAGAAGTGGAGCGTAACCGCAGTTGGCTGACGGCAATGGAAGCGTCCGGCGACTCGTCATAGTCGAGTCGCCCACCAAGGCGCGCAAAATCGCGAGCTATCTCGGCTCGAACTACATTGTCGAGTCCTCGCGCGGCCACATCCGTGACCTGCCGCGGGCCGCCGCGGACGTACCCGCCAAGTACAAGTCCGAGCCCTGGGCCCGCCTCGGGGTCAACGTGGACGCCGACTTC
It encodes the following:
- a CDS encoding DEAD/DEAH box helicase, yielding METNFGSELLSAALAGTDEGVEPPVRHVAELPARGGRTDRWPDWADADLVRAFTERGVAAPWTHQVRAAQHAHDGRHVVISTGTASGKSLAYQLPVLTALAADPRARALYLSPTKALGHDQLRAAYALTAAVPGLADVAPTAYDGDSATEVRRFARERSRWLFSNPDMIHLSLLRNHARWAVFLRGLRYIVVDECHYYRGVFGSNVAMVLRRLLRLAQRYGAADAAGPTVIFASATTSAPGETAAELIGQTVAEVTEDASPQGARTVALWEPPLRTDVTGEHGAPVRRAAGSEAARVMADLMAEGARTLTFVRSRRGAELTALGARTRLADIAPPLLDKVASYRAGYLAEDRRELEAALADGRLLGLATTNALELGVDIAGLDAVVLAGFPGTVTSFWQQAGRSGRRGQSALVVLIARDDPLDTYLVHHPEALLDKPIERVVIDPTNPYVLGPQLLCAATELPLEDTEVREWSAESVAAELVDDGLLRRRGGRYFPAPGVDPHQAVDIRGSIGGQVSIVESDTGRLLGGVGAGQAPAQVHPGAVYLHQGETYLVDSLQLDDGLAFVHAEDPGYTTFSRELTDIAVTGPGERVELGGVTLGFVPVAVSHTVVGYLRRTMTGEVLDFVELEMPTQTLSTKAVMYSATPELLIANGVDPLRIPGSLHAAEHAAIGLLPLVASCDRGDIGGISMAVGPENGLPTVFVYDGHPGGAGFAERGYRRAAQWLGATAEAIQACECPHGCPSCVQSPKCGNGNDPLDKAGAVAVLRTVLAELG
- a CDS encoding cold-shock protein — encoded protein: MPQGTVKWFNAEKGFGFIAPEDGSADVFVHYTEIQGSGFRTLEENQRVEFEVGQSPKGPQATGVRAV